The bacterium genome segment ACGCACCCAGCGCGCCCTGGCCGGCGTTTATCGTTTTCTCCTACCCCTGGCCGGTCTCTCGCCCCGCCTCGTGCCCCCGACGCTGGCCCGCTGCCCCTTCGGCCTCGACCGCGGCGAGGTGCTCCACGACGCCGGTCCCAAAGCCCCGCGCTTCGGTCTCTTCGTGGGCTGCGCCGTGGACCTGGCTTACCCCGCCACCGGTGAGGCGGTTATCGCTCTGGCCGAAGCCCTGGGAATCACCCTGGTCGCCCCGAAGGATCAGGCGTGCTGCGGCCTGCCCGCCTGGGGAAACGGCGACCGCCGGGTGTCGGTATCGCTCGCCGCGGCCAACGTCGCCGCCTTCGCCGGAACGCCCCTCGACGGCATCGTCACCGCTTGCGCCTCCTGCGCCAGCTTTCTCCGCGGGCATTACACCGGCCCGCTCGCCGACGCCCTGACCCTCGAGGAACTCCTCGTCCGCCGCCTGGACGACCTGCCCCTCGTGCGCGACCCCTCGCTGAAGGTCACCTACCACCAGCCGTGCCATCTGGCGCGGTATCTGAAGGTGGACCTGGCCGCGGGCATCCTGCGCCGGCTCGGGGATTACGTCGAACTGCCCGAGCGGGACGTTTGCTGCGGGGGGGCGGGGAGCTACTTTATAAAAAACCCCGACACCTCGGCGCGGATCGGGGAACGCAAGGCGGAAAACATCCTCGCCACCGGCGCCGTCGTCGTCGTCACCTCGTGCCCCGGCTGCGCGATGCAGATCGAGGCCTCGCTGGCCCGGCGTGGCGCCGACGTCCGGGTGGCCCTGTTGGGAGAGCTGGTCGCCCTGTCCCTCGCCCGGTCTACTTCACCACCCGGCAGACGAGGTAGTCGCCGCGCAGCGACAGGGTCCGGTCCGTGAACCGGTCCCCCAGTAGTTTTTCCGCGGGGAGCTCGCGCCGCAGCACCATCCAGAGATTCCCCCCATCACGCAGCGCGCCCGCCGCGGCCCCGACGAATTTCCCGATCAGGCTGAGGGCGTGCCCCGACCCTTGGTGGAAGGGCGGGTTGCAGAGGACGACGTCGTAGAGGCCGTTCAGCGCGTCACCCGCTTCGGCGGCGCGGACCTCCGCATTATCGAATCCGGCCAGGGTGACCCTCGCACATGCCAGGGCGAGGGCCGACGAGTCCAGCGCGGTGACCTTTCCCGCGCCTTTCACCGCCCCGTGCAGGGCGAGCACGCCGTTTCCGCAGCCCAGGTCGAGGACCTT includes the following:
- a CDS encoding (Fe-S)-binding protein, which produces MGSTRTDGFARELERCVACGKCRAVCPVFAAEGSETSSARGKLKLLAAAEAGELAYDADLAKLIGDCLGCRMCVESCPQGTRVEELIFAARERIAGRRGRGILSLIILRYLLPRRALLASVASVVGRLQALGYTIFSLFSPRSGDHLSSSQRTQRALAGVYRFLLPLAGLSPRLVPPTLARCPFGLDRGEVLHDAGPKAPRFGLFVGCAVDLAYPATGEAVIALAEALGITLVAPKDQACCGLPAWGNGDRRVSVSLAAANVAAFAGTPLDGIVTACASCASFLRGHYTGPLADALTLEELLVRRLDDLPLVRDPSLKVTYHQPCHLARYLKVDLAAGILRRLGDYVELPERDVCCGGAGSYFIKNPDTSARIGERKAENILATGAVVVVTSCPGCAMQIEASLARRGADVRVALLGELVALSLARSTSPPGRRGSRRAATGSGP